DNA from Quercus lobata isolate SW786 chromosome 1, ValleyOak3.0 Primary Assembly, whole genome shotgun sequence:
ttccccaggtagatgggcctggcccgtaaatcatttgggccccacaggtataataggaacattagtaaactaataacttttatttttagaaacaggacaatattttgggacatcctaaaatggaatagaggacaaacaaagtgggacggatggagtatatattaaaataacaatGTTTAATATTGTAAATTCTCAAAAGTTTACGCAATACAGTATCGTATGTTCAACCAGAAGTCAAATtgctttggttttatatatatattaaaaattattgattaaAAATTAGTTAGTAATCATTCAATGCatacaaaagtaacaaaatattatcttctctatgtttttttataataataaaaaattaaatatgaactttgataattattaaaagatatttataatatatgattgtgtttgttAATGGAATTGaatctattatattatttaaagaaaatataacatGACAATTCTAATGTAGATGATAAATATAAGAGCTTTTAtagttgtggggcccaaatgatttacgggccaggcccatctacctggggaaaatccgaaggcccaagccgaggagggctatggctcaagctcgacaaaatagcctgtggatatcgtcgaggacggctcagtcctcggcagacccaaagttccccccctgaaggaaaggtaaaaacggtataggaccgaaatcaggacgaaagatctaaaatatccagggaaagctgctctcactgccattcaatgctctgaacctgacagagccgcagtttTTGGCTTTTACagccacccccaacgactttgaatatgggctgatgggacaagtatcaattttggaaaggttgaccctatacgtggacgaaggacagtggacgcaggcgggtataaaaggaaaaataagtaacctaaaggtggggggttgggaaaaatggccaaaaaccagagcctcccagcccacctccaggagaaagactctaggggtgaaggaaaaccgaaacttgtatgaataccatgaaaagcccaccgcctctcgaccaaggcctagccttccaaacccacgctctacaaatgatgttgttaggggccttttcatgtgcgaacccgacactgttacggtccgccacgaatcgcgtccttacaattggcgccgtctgtggggaaggcttgtgtgttggtataggaagtgggtcgatagagcttcttcgttatatctaaccgttggttatagaattctagtacaaagttctgttacggactacgtttcttgactaggggcttggttgaggagctaactcccttagagccaaggtcccccgtaaagagaaaactaggtacgcggtaacgttaaccgtatggataaactctaggggcttggctgaggagctaactcccctaaagtcAAGACCccgcacaaagagaaaactaggttttggacagaaccaaggtattgcatggtctacggactcaagcctctggggaaaccaactacctggatgtggaaaactaggttttggacagaattaaggcattgcatggtctacggactcaagcctctggggaaaccaactacctggatgtggaaaactaggttttggacagaaccaaggcattgcatggtctacggactcaagcctctggggaaaccaactacctggatgtggaaaactaggttttggacagaatcaaggcattgcatagtcctcagactcaagcctctggggaaaccgactacctggatgaggaaaactaggttttggacagaaccaaggcattgcatagtcctcggactcaagcctctggggaaaccaactacctagatggggaaccaactattttaaaaaaaaaaaaaactatggcacataaacctcaaaatccatccgaagagagctccgcgttaacagatgggttaataccttgattgcgcggattcctcggtctaccctctgatcccccaatatcaaaggggttgatgcgatacggcgtaACATATTATCCagaagcacaaccaaagcccctcgctactcggctaccctctcggacgaattacttagagtttgtcgtactcggacatcgctcttgcatgcatcgcgtagcactcagccgttatcccggttagttccaagagtttaatttatttgatgattaaccttgttatgtttgataatatttgtaagtctaaactagtaggaatctatATTAAGGCCTttctctgcctagaatatcattaagggcaaactcatatttaatattcatgcataaagtagtggttacggagaagaaagatatgtatagagaaataaacacatattttattaagacaaaggaacagtacagtgtacaatggaaagctgaaacaaaacctacatcgaagctaactacgtaagtaacgaagaatacaagagagtgaagataaagccgaggaggcagttcagaggagaggttggctactgcctcgagaccttattccccCTCCATGCTTTTgaacgcccataactcaggcagcaaaagaacccaacttggggcctgcaccggtacagaaaaggtgcaggaaacctgacctcaggctaacaccatctacagaaaaggtgcagggagccggaagttgggaagcccccgcaaaaatttgcctgctacaaggcagacggcgctgatggcggaaattcctttttctaacataccaaaaatctggcatgaccagaacctgcttcggattttgactaaaagaaggaggaataccatcttcctcctgtcaaggcggaggactggcttgaatctgtgccatcctagtccataccatatcaccttgaggattcggtgcctctgaagcgcgcagagacctttcatccctatccaagcctcaaacatcttgctttggggcagtggcactagaaagagagatcgcggatatggaagaaatatagttctgaagggaacgggagagttcatgtgcaagtgaagtgatcccctatcccatttatacccagaagtaaaccgatggcatttaattcgcacagcgtcccaaggaacgctacagacaaaacatctctggctcgatttccaacgtcgtctgcaaccctgaggttaaaggagtctcgagagggtgcacctcgaacacggggacgccaaaaggtaccgcgtgatcaaaggttatggaaacacctcttaatttgtgggcccagtaaattcgcggcccaggcccgttcagcatatgggcccagggacagaaccaaggccttgtatggtcctcggacccaagcctatggggaaaccaagtacaaaaaattataaaaattacaagttttggacagaaccaaggccttgtatggtcctcggacccaagcctatggggaaaccaagtacaaaaaattataaaaattacaagttttggacagaaccaaggccttgtatggtcctcggacccaagcctatggggaaaccaagtacaaaaaattataaaaattacaagttttggacagaaccaaggccttgtatggtcctcggacccaagccaatggggaaaccaaatacttggataagaaaaggtttgaatctcgtaagatgggttacttgataaaaatgtcaggtcacttcatccacggcttaaacaccataaaaggttaagaccaataaaggtgtaaggaagggggtggaaagccccagcacttagtcatataagaaggccgctcatttggtgggtgctatatcttcaaatggttattccttacatgacatcaagccttcgtttttctcctcggctagcatgaggtaagtattactcttcactgatcggccttattatgccaagcatttctattaaagttatggcgacgtctttttattatcaaatcttttggtcttagccgtcattgatttagatgccaTATTAAtatgccgagcagcgtttgtagatccaaaagaaaaaaaaaaggcatagagacaaaacatgcgaaataaaataacaacgatttttattaatacaaaaaattattacaatgtacaaagaagggctcgaacgagcctatacaaaatgcgaactgcctaagcgatagttacatccgtagtacagataactAAACTCCCAGGCGTCTTCTAAACTCgttttcaaagtctctccaatctttgcctcgatactgctcatattatgataagaaccttctttgggaagaaatggcggagaaggaaatagtaaggaagaaatcaatgaagaagatggaggagatgaatgaagaagatggaggacatgagtaaagaaggaggagaagaagagagaagagatgaaaagaaaaaaaaaaaggagccaaagagggagaagtgaaagcaccaggatggaactggtgctgggaagactaagaaagggagatggagaatagccccagtgaaggaagagaggaagaagtagagacacttagtccctgcctcgatcctgactcccaacacactggagccatactaggtatgctcataggagagcggttggtactgatgatgggtgttctcgactcagtcacgccggaagtttgacgtgacgtccctgcttcggattttgactgaaagaagggtgaggttgattttgagtcttcgccatccctgtcccgatcgagccataatgagctttactGGAACATGGCGtctatgggaggggtttggctcctgcatcactcgttgttatgatgAAGTGTATCgcgatttagtttgtgaaccagtgggtaaaatgaaccctcggggaggccaaatatttcaaatctcagaaagatgagaaggaattctttacaaaaacaataacctccgcctttccttcttatactgagggtggagtgggagacatttaataggttcagatatccaaaggaatctgccaacacgaacatgccggttccgtttctccaccccatcaaaacaaaccgccgaattaaagcagtctcgtaaatagtggtcattaaaagcacgttttgggatacccaaacgataagagcgcatcaagcgcgaaatcaaaaggctgcctcatagaccggcgcgtttcttggacagatgaggagccgccagcattattaaaaggccaaattgattgggccgtaggaagaggtttggcatcaccaaaacccctctttccaaccaagaggttggacagccgggttttgaggggctattgtggggcccaaatgatttacgggccaggcccatctacctggggaaaatccgaaggcccaagccgaggagggctatggcccaagctcgacaaaatagcctgtggatatcgccgaggacggctcagtcctcggcagacccaaagtcccccccctgaaggaagggtaaaaacggtataggaccgaaatcaggacgaaagatctaaaatatccagggaaaactgctctcactgccattcaatgctctgaacctgacagagccgcagtctttagcttttacaaccacccccaacgactttgaatatgggctgatgggacaagtatcaattttggaaaggttgaccctatacgtggacgaaggacagtggacgcaggcgggtataaaaggaaaaataagtaacctaaaggtggggggttgggaaaaatggccaaaaaccagagcctcccagcccacctccaggagaaagactccaagggtgaaggaaaaccgaaacttgtatgaataccatgaaaagcccaccgcctctcgaccaaggcctagccttccaaacccacgctctacaaatgatgttgttaggagccttttcacgtgcgaacccgacactgttacggtccgccacaaatcgcgtccttacaatacCCCTaagcctcattaagaataactccttttaaaaaaagctaataaatttatttatcaaggatagttttgtaaacttatacatttttataaggcagacaaaacaataaatgatgtttccttaaaatgtttgacttttcaaacaagacaaacaaagtgggacgaagagagtatatatatatatatataattaaatttaaattttatttcatatttaaacTCACTATTAAATGCTTAGCTCATTATATTTCTTCAAATTCTAGAATTTAtagtttcatatataaataagtcATAATGAATGACTATTAAAAACTAAATCTTTGCTTGGATTGTGTTCCATACCATAAAATGGTAAGGTGggttatttaacttattttattattgggatttttgttttccaataacgcttttttttttcttttctactcacatattaaaaaaaaaaaaattgaaatattttatttattatttactaaGAATACAAAGAATTAGAAGGAGAGGTAAGCGAAAAGAATTTGTATTAAATACATACTCACCTGAGTCAGCTGGTAAATGGCCATTTTTGACTAAAAGATCCGCATGTTGCATGATGGTGAACATGGACTGTGACATAGGCCAAAACGATGCCACCGGAATATTCCTTCGGTTCCCAACTCCAACtgcccagaaaagaaaagtatcaGCCACGATAACTGTAACCGGAGGCTCAAGCTGATCAAGGAGCCGCACAAATGGAGCTTCCAACTTCGTCCTGGTAGCTTTGGTGAAGGAGTAAACGTCAGCAGCGCGGACTAACTCTGATGGGATAACGTTAGGAATTGTGCCGAAGCGAATGTTGTCGGGCTTAGGATCGGAGCCGATGAAACCGAGCCATTCTTCGGTGACAACGAAGGTGACGAGGATATTGCTGTTTTTCGAAGCAAGTGTTTTGCATAGGTTCATCATGGGGTTGATGTGGCCGCGGCCGGGATAAGGCATGGCCACCACGTGGCACTGCGTGGCTGGTTTAGCTTTGACAGAACTCATTATTCAGAGACGCTAACAGAGGATAGCTAACGAAATTCACAGGCAAGTACCGATCAATGCCGTTGAATCCCAAATCAATGGCCACGAGGTTGCTGTTGCCACCGGTGGGCTTCCAAACCTCAACACGTGTTAAGCTGTTATTGGCTAAGTCAACTTGTTGAAGTGACGGCAACAGAAAAAACCAAGCTTGTAGTGTCCCCGTGAATGAGTATTTGCTGAGTTCCACACCTTCCAACTGATAGTCAACCCGTCAAAAGACGAGTTTGAGAGATACCCAAATAAAGAATTGTGCTTTAGAGCGAGTTCAAGCAAGTTTGGTGGGAGTGACCCAGTGAGTTTGTTGTAACTCAAATCGAGTCGTCTCAAATTCAAAAGCGAGTTGATTGAGTTTGGAAGAAACCCAGTTAGAGAATTATGAGAAAGTTCCAACGAGTCAAGAGATTTAAGGTTGGTAATAGATACAGGGAGTGAGCCAGAGAACGAGTTGGATCggagagagtgggtttggaggTTTGAAAGAGATGAAATGGAAGAAGGTATAGGACCAAAGAAAGAGTTATCAGAGAAGTCGAGGTAAGTGAGTTGGGAAAGTTAAGAAATGAGTGGGCTGAGTGTACCTGAGTAGCCAGCTGGGTCGAGTCAGGGGTGCAAATAAGGCCGCAACCAAACACTTTTATAATCTACAAAGGTCGTCAAAATACGACACTTGTAGAGTGGCTGCTTATGCAATTTCACACAATCACACCTGCGCTTTGATTTGATAACTTTGAAACTTTAAACAGGGGCGGCTCAAGGATTTTTTTGTCCAAATTTgaataagaaacataaattatataaaatctaaaataaatgagACTTGAATGTATCAATATCACAACCATGCTTAGAAGATTGTTCACATCAACACGACCATGCTTAGAAGATGAATCTTGAGTAAGATATGAATCTTGGATAGAAGATGAATACGACCTACGGAGTTTCCTTATTACAAATTTATCCATAGTActagcaaaagaacaaaaaataaactataagtttatttgaCTTATTAATTTCTAATAcgataaatatattaattattgttgttaagtatttttttgtaattctttaatttataagtttagaattctttaaatgttttatatttttattgtcttTAATATTAATGTATTGACCAAATCACATAGCCAACAaccactcacaactcacaacacacattcaacaaaaattaaaaaactaccCACAAGTCACAAATTAGTCAAATAGTCAATTTGATAAGTAATAACTCAACTTTATATCAAATCAATAAAACACTCACAACAACTCTGCAACACACCAACACCCAACAGTAAGGAAACTCAAGCTCAAGCActcaacaacaataaaacacTATAAACTAATAAAAGTAATAAGTCCTATAAGTCTATAACCCACTAACCCCACAAGCCCACACACAGTCACACACACGGTCAGACTTTAGAGACTCAAAACTCAAGTTGAGTTACTCAACAACAAATATCAGAAGTTTACAACACAGTTCTTAACGCCACAGCTCTCACACACAGTCGAAGATTCAaaaactcaacaacaaaaaatcaaagataacACCGCACAAGAGCGGCGGTACAAAACCCTATAAACACACTCACACAAGCAACGGCGGCAAATTAGGGACAGTAAGGCGGCGGCAAATTTTATGTGTGTGAAGCAGAAGCAACCTTTTTGGAGGTTAGGTAGCTACAAATTCTTAGGTTTtatttgacccttttttttatttatgatttttcaaatttgactTATGAGCTTTTTATTTGTGAGATTAAagaccaaaattttcttttggacttcttttttttctagagTTCAAGTTggactttaaaaaataaaggggtCAGGTTGATGGTGAGAGGGTGCAAATTTGTATTGCAGGggttcaaaataattttttttttaatattatatatataaaatttccgGGTCaagggttcatttgaaccccctaacTATAACGTACCGCCTGACTTGAAAGTCATGCAGTGTCGCATGCCATGAGCTCAGCCTTTGTTCTAGTCAAAAAGCAAAACCTCGAGTCTTTGACTAACAAAGTGCAAGTGGAGTGTACTAGTGCAGCAATGgattttcattatattattgtaGAAAAATGGTCTGAATTTTGACTGAAGTGTTCCCCTCCATAGACTTTTCTTCTATGAACCTGACACATAGGCTTCGTTTGGAAGttcataaaggaatggaattgaatttaatagaatgatcataagggaatggaaatgaatgaaatggaatggaatggaatgtatttaagtaaaagaaaggaatgggaaaaaatggaatgaaaggatgttttaaaattaagggatggaaatgaataaaaatgaatggaatgtaagtaatcttgtttgggagtaacatggagagaatggaatggaatcactttatgataatattactgttagacccctattttaaaataaagggttaaatatataggggtattttgggagttttagtaaaaaaaccattaaatctaatttcattccctctcattcctcccaatttcggagggaatgaaaatttgaggttttaagggaatagagaggaatgagtgttccctcctactcattccattctctcccacttaaactcccaaacaaaggaATGGACTTTTCATTCCCACCATTAAAACTCCTAAACAAGGGAAggaaagaatattctaaaattattcttttcattcctttccattccattccctccttcCAAATGAGGCCTTAAGGACTTTTGGACGTGAAAAAGGGGTTACTCTGTATCTGATctactaaaatagtaaaattacgctcctttaaaaaaatagtaaaattacaAGTAGAACTTATAGAGCATCTTCAATAAAGACATTGCTAGACTGTTAGCTCATGGCAAACACCAAGATTTTTCAAATATGTTAGGTTCAATTGATTGCATGCATTGGAAATAGAAAAATTGTCCATCTGCATTAAAAGGTCAATATTGTGATCATATTCGTGAGCCTACTATTATTTTAGAGGCAATAGCATCGTATGATCTTTAGATATGGCATGCATTTTTTCGGTTACTTAGGtcaaataatgatattaatATGTTAGAGCGGTCTCATGTATTTAATGAACTTGCTGAAGGACGTACTCCTGCCGTACATTACTCAATCAATGGTCATGACTACACAATGGGATATTATCTTGCTGATGGTATATATCTAAAGTGGACAACATTTGTGAAAACAATCCCATCTCCTCAAGGACATAAGCAAAAATTATTTGCAGCAGCCTAAGAGGCATGTAGGAAGGATGTTCAGCGTGCATTTGGAGTGCTTCAAGCACGTTTCGCAATTGTCTGTGAACCTGCACAATTTTTCCATCTTAAAACACTCCAAAAGATCATGAAAGCATGCGTAATTCTCCATAACATGATTGTTGAAGATGAGCGGGATGATAATGAAGTGGTAGACTTGGATTATGAACAAATTGATGGAGTGGATAATCCTTCTATGCAAGTGTTACGTGAACAAAGTGATGGATTTATGTCATACATTGAGAGGTATGGACGCATTAGAAACCGAGAAATTCATTTTCAACTCTAGGAGGACCTCATTGAACGTTTATGGCAATTGCAAGGCAAGTCATAGGAACTTCCTTTTTTATATCTTGAGAAGCATAAATCATAGGAACTTGTGCGAACGTGtgagttttattgtaatttggtttgAGTCATGTATGTGAGTAATCTATGGACTACATTGTTCAAGCTATAATATGTGttctattttatatgttttcttataaagttCCTCCATTTCATAGTTCACATTGTTCCAAGATTACTTTCGGACAATTGAGACGATAATAGGCTATCATGAcgattgagaaattttttttagttaaaagataaatttgtatatatataatttggggttaaaacaaaatattattgttactcTAGTTTCTTATTTGCTATCATGATGATTAagaaattgttttagtaaaagaaaaaatgcataagtataatttggggttaaaaaaatcacatgtttaACACTAGAcgattatttgctatcatgtGGTGGCAACAGTGGAAGAGTCAGTGGTCGTGGCCATGGCGGTGGAAGAGTCAGTGACAATGGCGGTGGCATTGGCGGTGGAATAGTCGGTGGCGGTGGAAGAGTCGGTAGGGGTGGCGGTAGTGATTGCGGTGGCAGTGGGAGAGTCGGTGGCGGCAGCAGTAATGGCAGCGGTAACGGTTATGGgttgttgtgattgttgtttattgtagtggatatattattttattgtagtagatatattattttatttgtgatatttatattattttattgtattaaaagctaaaatagatccactactgcagcatgtgtgtaggtaaaatagataaagtaatttttggtGGAGCTCAATAGCCAAATTTTTAACTCCATcgctgtgaatgctctaacgtAGGGGCtctaacttttggtggagctagaTAGTGAAACCATGAAAAAAGGGGCTCTAACGGtctttttaaaactcaaaaaaaaaatttcacataaacAGTAGCTCATAAAGTCTGATGGACTACTATTGATTAGCAACcgatttttttcattaaaaaattccaaCACCTAATATTTTATCGCTTCTTCcactttcttctttgatttgtttttgggtcTCACACTCTCTTTGtttcttctcacaaaaaaattcttgttCTCATAAAACCAAtttaatttaaacaacaaatctaaaatcggaacaacaacaataacagatcaagaacaaaaaaaaataaaaaatttagaacagaatttttttgtttggcttcttggaaaatattcaaatagctttctttctttttttttgctataagTTTTGATTTTAATCTATGaaacttgggttttttttatcatttatgtgAATTATATTGAGGGAGCTAtaaccataaatttttttttcatcttttgctttttattattaaactttATTTTTGGT
Protein-coding regions in this window:
- the LOC115951696 gene encoding glycine-rich RNA-binding protein blt801-like: MIVEDERDDNEVVDLDYEQIDGVDNPSMQVLREQSDGFMSYIESGRVSGRGHGGGRVSDNGGGIGGGIVGGGGRVGRGGGSDCGGSGRVGGGSSNGSGNGYGLL